A genomic window from Halomonas sp. LR3S48 includes:
- a CDS encoding SRPBCC family protein, which produces MTRVYVSAVMTISLEQAWSVLRDFNGLPDYHPFFARSYIEEGKPADQIGCVRHFYDHDGNHIREELLTLSDREHRCCYRILDAPALPVQGYVAEMRLKPITTSGQCFGEWWAEFEVAEADREDVVQRVSDTFRLAFEGAVERYQG; this is translated from the coding sequence ATGACCCGGGTATACGTCAGTGCGGTAATGACCATCTCCCTCGAGCAGGCCTGGAGCGTGCTGCGCGATTTCAACGGCCTGCCGGACTACCATCCCTTTTTCGCCAGGAGCTACATCGAGGAGGGCAAGCCCGCCGACCAGATCGGCTGCGTGCGACACTTTTACGATCACGATGGCAATCACATCCGCGAGGAGCTGCTCACGCTCTCGGATCGAGAACACCGCTGCTGCTACCGTATTCTCGACGCCCCGGCCCTGCCGGTGCAGGGCTACGTGGCAGAAATGCGCCTGAAGCCGATCACCACAAGCGGCCAGTGTTTCGGTGAATGGTGGGCGGAGTTCGAGGTGGCCGAGGCCGATCGCGAGGATGTCGTGCAGCGGGTGTCGGACACTTTTCGGCTGGCCTTCGAAGGGGCGGTCGAGCGCTACCAAGGCTGA
- a CDS encoding phosphoenolpyruvate hydrolase family protein: MPSFNRKDLMARFQDMVARGQPIIGGGAGTGISAKCEEAGGIDLIVIYNSGRYRMAGRASSAGLLAYGNANQIVQEMALEVLPVVKRTPVLAGVNGTDPFVIMPKLLRELKELGFSGVQNFPTVGLIDGTFRVSLEETGITYGSEVDMIRQAHEMDMLTTPYVFSADEAVAMAEAGADIIVAHMGVTVGGTIGAESAKSLDESVRLIDDWAEAARRVRRDIIILCHGGPIATPEDATYVMKLSEHCNGFYGASSMERLPTEIALTEQIRRFKAIA, translated from the coding sequence ATGCCTTCCTTCAACCGCAAGGATTTGATGGCCCGCTTCCAAGACATGGTCGCCCGCGGCCAGCCGATCATCGGCGGCGGTGCCGGCACCGGCATCTCGGCCAAGTGCGAGGAAGCCGGCGGCATCGATTTGATCGTGATCTACAACTCGGGGCGTTACCGCATGGCAGGGCGGGCTTCTTCCGCCGGCCTGCTGGCCTACGGCAACGCCAACCAGATCGTGCAGGAGATGGCGCTGGAGGTGCTGCCGGTGGTCAAGCGCACGCCTGTGCTGGCCGGCGTCAACGGCACCGACCCCTTCGTGATCATGCCCAAGCTGCTGCGCGAGCTGAAGGAACTGGGCTTCTCGGGAGTTCAGAACTTTCCCACCGTGGGCCTGATCGACGGCACCTTCCGCGTCAGCCTGGAGGAGACCGGCATCACCTACGGTAGCGAAGTCGACATGATTCGCCAGGCTCACGAAATGGACATGTTGACCACGCCCTATGTGTTCTCGGCCGACGAGGCCGTAGCCATGGCGGAGGCGGGCGCCGACATCATCGTGGCGCACATGGGCGTCACTGTGGGCGGCACCATCGGCGCCGAGTCGGCCAAGAGCCTCGACGAGTCGGTGCGCCTGATCGACGACTGGGCCGAGGCGGCACGGCGCGTGCGCCGGGACATCATCATTCTGTGTCACGGCGGCCCCATCGCCACCCCTGAAGACGCCACTTATGTCATGAAACTAAGCGAGCACTGTAATGGCTTCTACGGCGCCAGCAGCATGGAGCGCCTACCTACGGAAATCGCGCTCACCGAGCAAATTCGCCGCTTCAAGGCAATTGCCTGA
- a CDS encoding branched-chain amino acid ABC transporter permease, whose protein sequence is MRPLPSTLLALGLLVLLAVPFFPQLIYPVFVMKTLCFVLFACAFNLLLGHTGILSFGHAAFFGTGAYVTGLLAKAYGVPTELAILAGGVVAAALGAIVGALAIRRSGIYLAMITLALSQLVFFFFLQAPFAGAEDGLQRIPRGTFLGVIDLRSDRALYYVVVGIVGVGLWLVWRTVNSPFGHVLRAIREHEPRAVSLGYPVARYKVLVFTISAGLSGVAGSLKAIIFQLAALYDVHWHTSGDVILMTLLGGMSTVFGPAVGAALVSTLNHYLDPFGAWVTVIIGLVFMTCVLTFRQGVVGQLNQALRSRRSTTSAAKVDSRPRTHQQ, encoded by the coding sequence ATGAGACCGCTACCCTCCACCCTGCTCGCCCTGGGCCTGCTGGTACTGCTGGCGGTACCCTTCTTCCCGCAGCTGATCTATCCCGTCTTCGTCATGAAGACCCTGTGCTTCGTGCTCTTCGCCTGTGCCTTCAACCTGCTGCTGGGCCATACTGGGATCCTCTCCTTCGGCCACGCCGCCTTCTTCGGCACCGGTGCCTATGTGACAGGACTGCTGGCCAAGGCCTACGGGGTGCCCACCGAACTGGCAATTCTCGCGGGCGGCGTGGTGGCGGCAGCACTGGGCGCTATCGTGGGAGCCCTGGCGATTCGGCGCAGCGGCATCTACCTGGCCATGATCACCCTGGCCTTGTCGCAGCTGGTGTTCTTCTTCTTCCTCCAGGCTCCCTTCGCCGGTGCCGAGGACGGCCTGCAGCGAATCCCGCGTGGCACCTTCCTGGGCGTGATCGACCTGCGCAGCGACAGGGCACTCTACTACGTGGTGGTGGGCATCGTCGGCGTCGGCCTGTGGCTGGTATGGAGGACCGTCAACTCCCCTTTCGGCCACGTGCTGCGCGCCATCCGCGAGCACGAGCCGCGTGCCGTCTCATTGGGCTATCCCGTGGCCCGCTACAAGGTGCTGGTATTTACCATCTCGGCCGGCCTGTCAGGCGTAGCCGGCTCGCTCAAGGCGATCATCTTCCAACTGGCGGCCCTCTACGACGTGCACTGGCACACCTCCGGGGACGTCATCCTGATGACCCTGTTGGGCGGTATGAGCACGGTGTTCGGGCCCGCCGTGGGTGCTGCACTCGTCTCTACGCTGAATCACTACCTGGATCCCTTCGGCGCCTGGGTCACAGTGATCATCGGCCTGGTGTTCATGACCTGCGTACTCACCTTCCGCCAGGGTGTGGTGGGCCAGCTCAACCAGGCGCTTCGTTCACGACGCTCCACCACTTCCGCGGCCAAGGTGGACTCTCGCCCCCGCACTCATCAGCAATGA
- a CDS encoding branched-chain amino acid ABC transporter permease, which translates to MDIFGIPIQALLGQLMLGIVNGSFYAVLSLGLAIIFGVLKIVNFAHGAFFMLGAFMAFLLAQYLGVNYWVTLFVAPLAVALFGMLFEFLFLRRLYGLDPIYGLLLTFSLVLVLEGGFRVAFGSSGQPFATPELLRGTLNLGFMILPLYRGFVIVSALLLCFVTWFIIERTSLGASLRAATERSELTQAFGINVPRLITLTYGVGVGLAAFAGVLAAPIFHVNPSMGSSLVIIIFAVVVIGGLGSIMGAIVTGLGLGVVEGFTRVFYSEFSSTIVFLVMVLVLLLRPAGLFGREEG; encoded by the coding sequence ATGGATATATTCGGCATTCCCATTCAGGCCCTGCTGGGACAACTCATGCTGGGCATCGTCAACGGCTCCTTCTACGCGGTGCTCAGCCTGGGCCTGGCCATCATCTTCGGCGTTCTCAAGATCGTCAATTTCGCCCATGGCGCCTTCTTCATGCTGGGCGCCTTTATGGCCTTCCTGCTGGCCCAGTACCTGGGAGTCAACTATTGGGTGACGCTATTTGTCGCACCGCTGGCCGTAGCGCTGTTCGGCATGCTGTTCGAGTTCCTATTCCTGCGCCGGCTTTATGGGTTAGATCCGATTTATGGACTGCTGTTGACCTTCAGTCTGGTACTGGTGCTGGAGGGCGGGTTCCGGGTCGCCTTCGGCTCTTCCGGCCAGCCTTTCGCCACCCCCGAACTGCTGCGCGGCACCCTCAACCTGGGCTTCATGATCCTGCCCCTCTATCGCGGCTTCGTAATCGTCTCGGCGCTACTGCTGTGCTTCGTCACTTGGTTCATCATCGAGCGCACGTCGCTGGGCGCCAGCCTGCGCGCCGCCACCGAGCGCTCGGAGCTGACCCAGGCCTTCGGCATCAACGTGCCGCGTCTGATCACATTGACCTATGGCGTGGGCGTGGGCCTGGCGGCCTTCGCCGGAGTGCTCGCCGCTCCTATCTTCCACGTCAATCCCTCCATGGGCTCCAGCCTGGTCATCATCATCTTTGCCGTCGTGGTGATCGGCGGGCTGGGCTCGATCATGGGCGCTATTGTCACCGGACTGGGGCTGGGCGTGGTGGAAGGCTTCACGCGGGTGTTCTACTCGGAGTTCTCGTCGACCATCGTCTTCCTGGTCATGGTGCTGGTGCTGCTGCTGCGCCCGGCCGGGCTGTTCGGCCGTGAGGAGGGCTGA
- a CDS encoding ABC transporter substrate-binding protein has product MPATNSFKTLAVSSAILSLGGLSSAMASAGYTDDVVRIGVLTDMSGIYTDLSGEAAVAAVQMAVEDFGGEVNGIPIEVIHGDHRNRADTGASRAREWYGSEGVDMINDLSNSGVALAVAAVADEQQRHAIVNSSSNIGLTNDYCSPFVTHYTYDAHSLAHGTGKSIVEDGGDTWFFLTVDFAFGIGLEEQVSEVVREAGGQVVGAARHPLNTTDFSSYALQAQASGAEIIGIASTGADAINAINALAEFGVTPGQRPAALLLWYDDIVSLGLDTAQGLMLTNAFYWDANDETREFSQRFYERTGRMPNMAHAGNYSSTMHYLNAIEAAGTDDATAVSEKMRELEINDFFATGGYIRPNGRMVHDQYLWEVKAPDESEYDYDFLRLVTTIPGEEAFQPLEKSTCHLLGND; this is encoded by the coding sequence ATGCCAGCCACGAACTCCTTCAAAACACTGGCGGTGTCTTCCGCCATACTGAGCCTGGGGGGCCTCTCCAGTGCCATGGCCAGCGCAGGCTACACCGACGATGTGGTGCGTATCGGCGTGCTCACCGACATGTCGGGTATCTACACCGACCTCTCCGGCGAGGCGGCCGTGGCCGCCGTACAGATGGCCGTCGAGGATTTCGGCGGCGAAGTCAACGGCATCCCCATCGAGGTCATCCACGGCGACCATCGCAACCGTGCCGACACCGGCGCCAGCCGTGCCCGCGAGTGGTACGGCAGCGAAGGGGTGGACATGATCAACGACCTGTCCAACTCCGGGGTTGCCCTTGCCGTGGCGGCCGTGGCCGACGAACAGCAGCGCCATGCCATCGTCAACTCGTCATCCAACATCGGGCTCACCAACGACTACTGTTCACCCTTCGTCACCCACTACACCTATGATGCGCATTCGCTGGCCCACGGCACCGGCAAGTCGATCGTCGAAGATGGCGGGGACACCTGGTTCTTCCTTACCGTGGATTTCGCCTTCGGCATCGGGCTCGAGGAGCAAGTGTCGGAAGTGGTGCGCGAAGCCGGCGGCCAGGTCGTCGGTGCCGCTCGCCACCCGTTGAACACCACCGACTTCTCCTCCTATGCCCTGCAGGCCCAAGCCTCCGGCGCCGAGATCATCGGTATCGCTTCCACTGGCGCCGACGCCATCAATGCGATCAACGCCCTGGCCGAATTCGGCGTTACCCCAGGACAGCGCCCGGCCGCCTTGCTGCTGTGGTACGACGACATTGTCAGCCTGGGGCTCGATACTGCCCAGGGACTGATGCTGACCAATGCCTTCTACTGGGATGCCAACGACGAGACCCGCGAGTTTTCCCAGCGCTTCTACGAGCGCACCGGGCGCATGCCCAACATGGCGCATGCCGGCAACTACTCCTCCACCATGCATTACTTGAACGCCATTGAGGCCGCCGGTACCGACGATGCCACGGCGGTCTCGGAGAAGATGCGGGAACTGGAGATCAACGACTTCTTCGCCACGGGTGGCTACATCCGGCCCAACGGCCGCATGGTGCACGACCAGTACCTATGGGAGGTGAAGGCCCCCGACGAGTCGGAGTACGACTACGACTTCCTGCGCCTGGTCACCACCATTCCTGGCGAGGAGGCCTTCCAGCCCCTGGAGAAAAGCACCTGCCACTTGCTCGGCAACGACTGA
- a CDS encoding helix-turn-helix transcriptional regulator — MAAEHEQLSETHIVGGDTQQWIVRAGDCAALEQRHISHVGVGDAAVPYRIVRTRLSGAYIHGSLGGEGRMLLDGRWCTMRRNMMSFAPAHGLHAFHAVPEKRWQYCWLRYLPSAPRSVVGTIAPIMQHFDPEPMKHAILGLYSEVFHGQGDPASCVMWIDTIERYISRFADPWRRDARIVAVFDAVIPTLERHWTIEEMADIAHVSTEHLRRISRKVFGRSPMQQLTQLRMQHATHLLATSDLPIEAIAERVGYGSPFAFSKTFKRMNGVSPSHFRLHSRD; from the coding sequence ATGGCTGCAGAGCACGAACAGCTATCCGAAACCCACATCGTCGGCGGCGACACCCAGCAGTGGATCGTGCGCGCCGGAGACTGTGCGGCACTCGAGCAGCGACATATCTCCCACGTAGGAGTCGGTGATGCCGCGGTGCCTTACCGAATCGTGCGCACTCGCCTGAGCGGTGCCTATATTCACGGTTCGCTGGGCGGTGAAGGCCGTATGCTGCTGGACGGTCGTTGGTGCACCATGCGTCGCAACATGATGTCCTTCGCCCCGGCCCACGGGCTTCATGCCTTCCATGCCGTGCCTGAGAAACGCTGGCAGTACTGCTGGCTGCGCTACCTGCCCAGCGCGCCGCGCTCGGTAGTAGGAACGATTGCGCCGATCATGCAGCACTTCGATCCCGAGCCGATGAAGCACGCCATCCTGGGACTTTACAGCGAGGTGTTCCACGGCCAGGGCGACCCGGCCAGCTGCGTGATGTGGATCGATACCATTGAGCGCTACATCTCGCGCTTCGCCGATCCCTGGCGGCGCGATGCGCGTATCGTGGCGGTCTTCGATGCGGTGATACCGACGCTGGAGCGGCACTGGACCATCGAGGAGATGGCTGACATCGCCCATGTCAGCACCGAACACCTGCGGCGCATCAGCCGCAAGGTCTTCGGACGCAGCCCGATGCAGCAGCTCACCCAGTTGCGCATGCAACACGCCACCCACCTGCTGGCGACCAGCGACCTGCCGATCGAGGCCATCGCCGAGCGGGTGGGTTACGGTAGCCCCTTTGCCTTCTCCAAGACCTTCAAGCGCATGAACGGCGTCTCACCTTCGCACTTTCGCCTGCACTCTCGTGACTGA
- a CDS encoding ABC transporter ATP-binding protein, whose protein sequence is MTEVVVDQIVEPMLAIRDLHAWYGESHVLHGIDLEVPPGQVVTLLGRNGAGKSTTLKSIMGIVPRRRGSIRLAGTETIGLRPFHIARHGVAFCPEDRGIYATLDVREHLELPKRVNDDGLSTEQVLDLFPHLRERLRSPGTKLSGGEQQMLAIGRTLRTGAKLLLLDEPTEGLAPSIVEHIGDTIRHLKEQGYTILLVEQNLHFAMSVADHFYLIDHGQVAARYDRKGIEQDIDPLLARLGV, encoded by the coding sequence ATGACTGAAGTCGTCGTGGATCAGATCGTCGAGCCCATGCTTGCCATCCGCGACCTCCACGCCTGGTATGGCGAAAGCCACGTGCTGCACGGCATCGACCTGGAGGTACCGCCGGGGCAGGTGGTCACCCTGCTGGGCCGCAACGGCGCGGGCAAATCCACCACCCTGAAGTCGATCATGGGCATCGTCCCACGGCGCCGTGGCAGCATCCGGCTTGCGGGCACCGAAACTATCGGACTGCGCCCTTTCCATATCGCCCGGCACGGCGTGGCCTTTTGCCCCGAGGATCGCGGCATTTACGCCACGCTCGACGTCAGGGAGCACCTCGAGCTGCCGAAAAGAGTCAATGACGACGGTCTGAGCACCGAGCAGGTGCTCGACCTGTTTCCCCACCTGCGCGAGCGGTTGCGCAGCCCTGGCACCAAGCTCTCCGGCGGCGAACAGCAGATGCTGGCCATTGGGCGCACCCTGCGCACCGGGGCCAAGCTGCTGCTGCTCGACGAGCCTACCGAGGGGCTGGCGCCCAGCATCGTCGAGCACATCGGCGACACCATCCGTCACCTCAAGGAGCAGGGCTATACCATCCTCCTAGTGGAGCAAAACCTGCATTTCGCCATGAGCGTGGCGGACCACTTCTACCTGATCGACCATGGCCAGGTAGCGGCGCGCTATGACCGCAAGGGCATCGAGCAGGACATTGACCCACTGCTGGCCCGCCTGGGCGTCTAG
- a CDS encoding ABC transporter ATP-binding protein: MTEAIIETRNLTKNFRGFTAVSDISIRIEPGTIHALIGANGAGKTTCFNLLTKFLEPSAGSIFFKGHDITRLKPDQVARLGMVRSFQISAVFGHLSTLENVKLSLQRQRGESYDFWASHHRLDRYRERAMALLVDVGLEQWADTPAAELPYGRKRALELATTLALDPEVMLLDEPLAGMGTEDVGRTAALIRRVAEGRSVLMVEHNLGVVAELCDRITVLARGEVLVEGDYATVSRDPRVIESYIGGTRHD; this comes from the coding sequence ATGACAGAGGCAATCATCGAGACCCGAAACCTCACTAAGAACTTCCGGGGCTTCACGGCGGTAAGCGACATCTCCATACGAATCGAACCCGGCACCATCCATGCCCTGATCGGCGCCAACGGCGCAGGCAAGACCACCTGCTTCAATCTGCTGACGAAATTTCTCGAGCCCAGCGCCGGCAGCATCTTCTTCAAGGGACACGACATCACCCGACTCAAGCCGGACCAGGTGGCAAGGCTGGGCATGGTTCGCTCGTTCCAGATATCCGCCGTGTTCGGTCATCTCAGTACACTGGAGAACGTCAAGCTGTCGTTGCAGCGCCAGCGCGGCGAGTCCTACGATTTCTGGGCCTCCCATCACCGCCTCGACCGCTATCGCGAGCGCGCCATGGCGCTGCTGGTCGATGTCGGCCTGGAACAGTGGGCCGACACCCCCGCCGCCGAGCTTCCCTATGGCCGCAAGCGCGCCCTGGAACTCGCCACCACCCTGGCGCTCGACCCCGAGGTGATGCTGCTCGATGAGCCGCTGGCCGGCATGGGTACGGAGGACGTGGGCCGTACCGCAGCGCTGATTCGTCGCGTGGCTGAGGGACGTTCCGTGCTGATGGTGGAGCATAACCTGGGCGTGGTGGCCGAGCTCTGCGACCGCATCACCGTACTGGCACGCGGCGAGGTGCTGGTGGAGGGCGACTACGCCACCGTCTCGCGCGACCCGCGCGTGATTGAATCCTATATTGGAGGGACTCGCCATGACTGA
- a CDS encoding aspartate carbamoyltransferase, protein MSPHLLSVDSLSRDRVDHLMRVAARMEPIAQRRQVTRVLEGAVLGNLFFEASTRTRVSFHAAFCRLGGSVCDTTGFTFSSMAKGESLYDTSRVMSGYCDAIVMRHPDQGSVAEFAAATHVPVINGGDGPGEHPSQALLDFYTIDKEFTRLGKKLAGAHVLLTGDLKYGRTVHSLIKLLSLYDPMRITLVAPPGLEMPSYLVDLVASRGHRIEERASLSDDYADVDVVYTTRIQKERFTAEMSEGFSLSRDFTVDRAFMDKRCGRNTIVMHPLPRDSRPDANDLDVDLNGDPRLAIFRQTDNGIPVRMAIFATLLQVEELIEKDLRQVRWFVPERVGVDDPAL, encoded by the coding sequence ATGAGTCCCCACCTGCTCTCCGTTGATTCCCTGTCCCGCGATCGCGTCGACCACCTGATGCGCGTCGCCGCCCGCATGGAGCCCATCGCCCAACGCCGCCAGGTGACCCGGGTGCTGGAGGGGGCCGTACTCGGCAACCTGTTCTTCGAGGCCAGCACCCGCACCCGGGTGAGCTTCCACGCGGCCTTCTGCCGCCTGGGCGGCAGCGTGTGCGACACCACCGGCTTCACCTTCTCCTCGATGGCCAAGGGCGAGTCGCTCTATGACACCAGCCGGGTGATGAGCGGCTACTGCGACGCCATCGTCATGCGCCACCCCGACCAGGGCTCGGTGGCGGAGTTCGCCGCCGCCACCCACGTGCCGGTGATCAACGGCGGCGATGGCCCCGGCGAGCACCCCAGCCAGGCGCTGCTCGACTTCTATACCATCGACAAGGAGTTCACTCGGCTGGGCAAGAAGCTTGCCGGCGCCCACGTGCTGCTGACCGGCGACCTCAAGTACGGCCGCACGGTGCATTCGCTGATCAAGCTGCTGTCGCTCTACGATCCCATGCGCATCACCCTGGTGGCGCCGCCCGGGCTCGAGATGCCGAGTTACCTGGTCGACCTGGTCGCCTCCCGCGGCCACCGCATCGAGGAGCGCGCCAGCCTGAGCGATGACTACGCGGACGTCGATGTGGTCTACACCACCCGCATCCAGAAGGAGCGTTTCACCGCGGAGATGAGCGAGGGCTTCAGCCTGTCGCGCGACTTCACCGTCGACCGTGCCTTCATGGACAAGCGCTGCGGCCGCAATACCATCGTCATGCACCCGCTGCCCCGCGACAGCCGTCCCGATGCCAACGATCTCGACGTCGACCTCAACGGCGACCCGCGCCTGGCGATCTTCCGCCAGACCGACAACGGCATCCCGGTACGCATGGCGATCTTCGCCACCCTGCTCCAAGTGGAGGAGCTGATCGAGAAGGACCTGCGCCAGGTGCGCTGGTTCGTGCCCGAGCGGGTCGGGGTGGACGATCCCGCCCTGTGA
- a CDS encoding IclR family transcriptional regulator produces MPSHHQRLEGCRSMATTLQTLDRGLRALELVAEHADGISVAELAEQLEVHRAIAYRIVTTLEQHGLVARSSEGSLRLGAGISLLASRFEPQLRAVALPLLQALAKATRATAFVSVAQGEECVVLLVAEPEEGLLRVSYRVGSRHPLSRGAAGIAILAGRAPRNDDSEEVLQARADGYSLTRGQLQRGAVGVASPIATPQFRPGVEACVGVVAMDDLDTERAIREVKAHALRLAELVGR; encoded by the coding sequence ATGCCCAGCCATCACCAACGACTCGAGGGCTGCCGTTCGATGGCCACTACCCTGCAAACCCTGGATCGCGGCCTGCGCGCGCTGGAACTCGTCGCCGAACATGCCGATGGCATCAGCGTCGCCGAGCTCGCCGAGCAGCTTGAGGTACATCGCGCCATCGCTTACCGCATCGTCACCACCCTGGAGCAGCACGGACTGGTGGCACGCTCCAGCGAGGGCTCGCTGCGCCTGGGCGCCGGCATCTCACTGCTGGCCTCACGCTTCGAACCACAGCTGCGCGCCGTGGCCCTGCCGCTGTTGCAAGCGCTGGCCAAGGCGACACGAGCCACCGCCTTCGTCTCGGTGGCCCAGGGCGAAGAGTGCGTAGTGCTTCTCGTGGCGGAACCGGAGGAGGGGTTGCTGCGCGTGAGCTACCGGGTCGGCAGCCGCCATCCGTTGAGCCGCGGGGCCGCCGGTATCGCCATACTGGCCGGACGCGCCCCGCGCAACGACGACAGCGAGGAGGTGCTCCAGGCCCGTGCCGACGGCTACAGCCTGACCCGGGGCCAGCTGCAGCGTGGCGCGGTAGGCGTGGCGAGCCCCATCGCCACGCCACAGTTCCGCCCCGGCGTCGAGGCCTGCGTGGGCGTAGTGGCGATGGACGACCTCGATACCGAGCGGGCGATTCGCGAAGTGAAGGCTCACGCACTCAGGCTGGCCGAGCTGGTCGGCCGTTGA